A stretch of the Thiohalospira halophila DSM 15071 genome encodes the following:
- the uvrC gene encoding excinuclease ABC subunit UvrC, with the protein MSEEEPQGEAGGFDARAFLERVTERPGVYRMENAAGEVIYVGKARNLKRRLSSYFRRKVDSPKTRAMVSHIANVEVTVTGSEAEALILENNLIKRYRPRYNVLLRDDKSYPYIYLSSQQRFPRLAFHRGARRAKGRYFGPYPSATAVRETLSLLQKLFPVRQCEDTFFNNRSRPCLQYQIQRCTAPCVGYVDEERYAEDVEHAVMFLEGKSNAVIDDLVSRMEKASTNLEFEAAARYRDQIAQLRKLQQRQSISGEGGDHDVVAVAAEGGMACIQVFVIRGGNNLGNRTWFPQHSDGAEPGEVLEAFLAQHYLDHAEGAQAIPPEILLAEEPPERELLEEAISEQAGRRVRLATRVRGERARWVELAGTNARTALESRLAARTNLLERFQSLQEGLDLPDLPRRIEGFDISHTRGEAPVGACVVFDHSGPVKDAYRRYNIRDVEPGDDYGALREVLTRRYTKMKQGEGELPDTILIDGGRGQVNVAEGVLEELQITGIPVIGIAKGPERKAGEETLFLSGREAGLILPPDSPGLHLIQQIDGEAHRFAIGGHRQRRAKSRNTSSLEDIPGVGPRKRQALLQQLGGLQGVTRAGVEELARVPGISSELAQRIFDTFHPGG; encoded by the coding sequence ATGAGTGAGGAAGAGCCGCAGGGGGAGGCCGGGGGCTTCGATGCCCGCGCCTTCCTGGAGCGCGTGACCGAGCGTCCGGGCGTCTACCGCATGGAGAACGCCGCCGGCGAGGTCATCTACGTCGGCAAGGCGCGCAACCTCAAGCGGCGGCTCTCCAGCTACTTCCGCCGCAAGGTGGACAGCCCCAAGACCCGGGCGATGGTCTCCCACATCGCCAACGTCGAGGTGACGGTCACCGGCAGCGAGGCCGAGGCGCTGATCCTCGAGAACAACCTCATCAAGCGCTACCGGCCGCGCTACAACGTCCTCCTGCGCGACGACAAGAGCTACCCCTATATCTATCTCTCCAGCCAGCAGCGCTTCCCGCGGCTGGCCTTCCATCGCGGGGCGCGCCGGGCCAAGGGGCGTTACTTCGGGCCCTATCCCTCGGCCACCGCCGTACGCGAGACGCTCTCGCTGCTGCAGAAGCTCTTCCCCGTGCGCCAGTGCGAGGACACCTTCTTCAACAACCGCAGCCGCCCCTGCCTGCAGTACCAGATCCAGCGCTGCACCGCGCCCTGCGTCGGCTACGTGGACGAGGAGCGCTACGCCGAGGACGTCGAGCACGCGGTGATGTTCCTGGAGGGCAAGAGCAACGCCGTCATCGACGATCTCGTCAGCCGCATGGAGAAGGCCTCGACCAACCTCGAGTTCGAGGCGGCGGCGCGTTATCGCGACCAGATCGCTCAGCTGCGCAAGCTCCAGCAGCGCCAGTCCATCAGCGGCGAGGGCGGGGACCACGACGTGGTGGCGGTGGCCGCCGAGGGCGGCATGGCCTGCATCCAGGTCTTCGTCATCCGCGGCGGGAACAACCTGGGCAACCGCACCTGGTTCCCCCAGCACAGCGACGGCGCCGAACCCGGCGAGGTGCTGGAGGCCTTCCTGGCCCAGCACTACCTGGACCACGCCGAGGGGGCCCAGGCCATCCCGCCGGAGATCCTGCTGGCCGAGGAGCCGCCGGAGCGCGAGCTGCTGGAGGAGGCCATCTCGGAGCAGGCCGGGCGCCGGGTGCGGCTGGCCACCCGGGTGCGCGGGGAGCGGGCCCGCTGGGTGGAGCTGGCCGGGACCAATGCCCGCACCGCCCTGGAGAGCCGCCTGGCCGCCCGGACCAACCTCCTGGAGCGCTTCCAGTCCCTGCAGGAGGGGCTGGATCTGCCCGATCTCCCCCGGCGCATCGAGGGCTTCGATATCAGCCATACCCGCGGCGAGGCGCCGGTGGGGGCCTGCGTGGTCTTCGACCACAGCGGCCCGGTGAAGGATGCCTACCGGCGCTACAATATCCGGGACGTGGAGCCCGGCGACGACTACGGCGCCCTGCGCGAGGTGCTGACCCGGCGCTACACCAAGATGAAGCAGGGGGAGGGCGAGCTGCCCGACACCATCCTCATCGACGGCGGCCGCGGCCAGGTCAACGTGGCGGAGGGCGTCCTGGAGGAACTGCAGATCACCGGGATCCCCGTCATCGGCATCGCCAAGGGTCCGGAGCGCAAGGCGGGGGAGGAGACGCTGTTCTTGTCGGGTCGGGAGGCCGGTCTTATACTGCCGCCGGACTCGCCGGGCCTGCATCTCATCCAGCAGATCGACGGCGAGGCCCACCGCTTCGCCATCGGCGGCCATCGCCAGCGCCGGGCGAAGAGCCGGAACACCTCCTCGCTGGAGGACATCCCCGGGGTCGGGCCGCGCAAGCGCCAGGCCCTGCTGCAACAGCTGGGCGGCCTCCAGGGTGTCACCCGGGCCGGGGTCGAGGAGCTGGCCCGCGTGCCGGGGATCAGCAGCGAGCTCGCCCAGCGGATCTTTGATACCTTCCACCCGGGTGGCTGA
- a CDS encoding uracil-DNA glycosylase: protein MSAIFDLDCRACPRLAAHLDAVAAEHPDYHCRPVAPFGAEDPGLLVVGLAPGLHGANATGRPFTGDHAGIMLYDTLYRFGFGSAPESRSADDGLQLHDCRITNAVKCLPPANKPTGAEVRTCRPFLSAELAGLRPGAVVLALGRVAHETTIAALGGRQKDYPFAHGRWHEPEGGPAVVDSYHCSRYNTQTRRLTPAMFDAVFESIRERLPAT from the coding sequence ATGAGCGCGATCTTCGACCTCGATTGCCGCGCCTGCCCGCGGCTGGCCGCCCATCTGGATGCCGTGGCGGCCGAGCACCCCGATTACCACTGCCGTCCCGTGGCCCCCTTCGGGGCGGAGGACCCGGGCCTGCTGGTGGTGGGGCTGGCGCCGGGGCTGCACGGGGCCAACGCCACCGGCCGCCCCTTCACCGGGGACCACGCCGGGATCATGCTCTACGACACCCTCTACCGCTTCGGTTTCGGCTCGGCGCCGGAATCGCGGTCGGCGGACGACGGCCTCCAGCTCCACGACTGCCGGATCACCAATGCCGTGAAGTGCCTGCCGCCGGCCAACAAGCCCACCGGCGCCGAGGTGCGCACCTGCCGCCCCTTCCTGTCGGCGGAGCTGGCCGGCCTGCGGCCCGGGGCCGTGGTCCTGGCCCTGGGCCGAGTGGCGCACGAGACGACCATCGCCGCCCTGGGCGGCCGGCAGAAGGACTACCCCTTCGCCCACGGACGCTGGCATGAGCCAGAGGGCGGACCGGCGGTAGTGGACTCCTACCACTGCAGCCGCTACAACACCCAGACGCGCCGGCTCACCCCGGCGATGTTCGATGCCGTCTTCGAGTCCATCCGCGAACGACTGCCAGCCACATGA
- a CDS encoding response regulator, whose protein sequence is MRQEGEHEEEREERVAADMYHVLRTFKVILADDHELVREGIRRLLEDSGQVEVVAEAACGEEVVELARQHAPDAVLLDVNMPGIGGLEATRRLHALMPGIRIVVISVYGEGPLPGRMLEAGASAYLTKGCTTETILDALEAVDRGERYLDADVARHLALNMLPGGACNPFDRLSQREMQVALMMLAGQRVGQIAEDMHLSAKTISTYRHRIFSKLGVGSDSALTRLAMEHGVGEQPPGTAEGAAGS, encoded by the coding sequence ATGCGCCAGGAAGGCGAACACGAGGAAGAGAGAGAAGAGCGAGTCGCGGCGGATATGTATCACGTTCTGCGCACCTTCAAGGTCATTCTCGCCGACGACCACGAGTTGGTGCGGGAGGGGATCCGCCGGCTACTGGAGGATTCCGGGCAGGTGGAAGTCGTGGCCGAGGCGGCCTGTGGCGAGGAGGTGGTGGAGCTCGCGCGCCAGCATGCGCCGGATGCCGTCCTGCTGGACGTGAACATGCCCGGCATCGGCGGGCTGGAGGCCACCCGGCGGCTGCACGCCCTGATGCCCGGGATCCGGATCGTGGTCATCTCCGTCTACGGGGAGGGCCCGCTCCCCGGCCGGATGCTGGAAGCCGGGGCCAGCGCCTATCTCACCAAGGGCTGCACCACGGAGACCATCCTGGATGCGCTGGAGGCCGTGGACCGCGGCGAGCGCTACCTGGATGCCGACGTGGCGCGCCACCTGGCGCTGAACATGCTGCCGGGCGGGGCGTGCAATCCTTTCGACCGGCTTTCCCAGCGGGAGATGCAGGTCGCCCTGATGATGCTGGCCGGGCAGCGAGTAGGGCAGATTGCCGAGGACATGCACCTCTCCGCCAAGACCATCTCCACCTATCGCCACCGGATCTTCTCCAAGCTCGGCGTGGGCTCCGACAGCGCCCTGACCCGGCTGGCGATGGAGCACGGCGTGGGCGAGCAGCCCCCGGGTACGGCGGAGGGTGCCGCCGGCAGCTGA
- a CDS encoding PAS domain S-box protein — MFFPEIRTIATTDVVTVPPTATIADAVRTMKDHDIRDVVVRDTEGYRLFLSSTLLELESRGLDFRTPLEQLDLPRPATLPPDASVLDGLKAIRNRSDHICLVGPADELSGILSYSDLAGSLDPRTLAQTQSLGELLRGIHALELDPAESLHSAMTGMADQGHDAAIIVEDGRPSGLLTQRDIVHLLDSRTDPATPVGDCMTRPPQTLHEQASIAEALEFCRERHIKRVVVVDDTDRLTGVISQKELVNLYYNQWFTLLKDHQAELGRLNEELQEKNRALESLTEEVPDGLLALDADGTVTRASRAAADMLDTEPARLIGLPVFNLFRCADQSAEAGRQDGEFTEQPISPGDCRVHQALRARTPYRGREMLSRGDGQQRVVDIRTKPLADDGSAILLFHDVTAEERAEAGRRQEQEFFSGGPVVVFVWRPEPGWPVHYVSPNVEQVLGYSVNEVMAPDFRFIDLVHPDDVERLGDEVTAALARGDTAFEQYYRLQTRAGECRWFYDYTAPEYDEAGRPRLIRGYILDRTEERQARERLAENEERWRFVLEATDQGVWDWDATTDSVYFSPQWKRMLGLEEHEVGNDLDEWKSRVHPDDLDNVLADLERHFRGETDTYENEHRVRCKDGSYKWILDRGRVIKRDGDGQPLRVIGSHTDMTERHALVESLEEQQNRFRTLFELYPDATLIIDPESGLPVQFNRLAHEQLGYTAGEFAELRIPDYEAQETPEEIADHIRTIFKFGRDDFETRHRCKDGSIIDVRVSVILLHLEGRTLFLAVFRDITEQEQNRQQLAAEEAKFRGLFELSPVGIAMNDFATGEFLDFNDAVNEPAGYTRQEFAALSYWDVTPREYMPLEMAQLESLQRTGRYGPFEKEYIHKDGHRYPVLLHGFKTTTPEGREVIWSLIQDISEQKATEQALRETTERFGGIFEQTSSGVAVYRPVDDGEDFVFVDYNPAAEQMDQTERDTVLGHRLTACFPGVRDIGLLAAFQRVYRTGEPEHLPVSEYRDNNIVGWRENRVFRLSSGEVVAVYDDLTKVKQAQQESERAREEAERASRAKSEFLANMSHEIRTPMNAVIGLSQLLEQTDLGEKQRDQVNKIHQSSRMLLGIINDILDFSKIESGRLELEVRDFELNEVVDQMATLFGEKAHNDGLELIYDIQPDLPRSLVGDSLRLSQVLSNLLSNAIKFTDQGGTVELGVRAVERPDAERITLRFHVRDTGIGMSQVQRARLFRPFSQADSSTTRRYGGTGLGLVISRRLVEKMGGTLEVDSAPGEGSTFTFTLTLPLGEDQRSSVDCPDTTGHRVLIVDDQDSAREVIRTLLDHCGFSTEEATSGEAAIRQVVAAEQRGAPFDFILMDWWMPGGMDGSETCEEIERLRQRGELEETRPPILMVSAYSQDEIDLPDGLTIDYMAKPITASSLYDALVRAEGGTVTTRPPTSGEVPNLNGRHLLLVEDNEVNQEVATLLLERTGARVVTAENGGEALEQVRSEAPDLILMDLQMPVMDGFEATRTLRDEGFNGPIIALSAAVMDDDREHARAAGVDDHLGKPIESEDLYTALSNHLAPIATHRAEPPSARELRGESGAIAGLPEELPGFDIPRGRQLLGGDDALYARLLRSFRGKLASDYAPLLDHLRAGRDEEARRIAHTLKGAAGTLGATTIQWLAEEIDSTLKAGHPVTEDDISRLEQAFQEADRALEALSPSGTAGSAGTRAAVETLRQRLTNSELVEEETLREATGYLRGRGLECDELESKVEQMDFDEALQHLDELMDTDDDGDT; from the coding sequence ATGTTCTTCCCGGAAATCCGCACCATCGCTACCACCGACGTGGTCACCGTGCCGCCCACGGCGACCATCGCAGACGCCGTACGGACCATGAAGGACCACGATATCCGCGACGTCGTGGTACGAGATACCGAGGGCTACCGCCTCTTCCTCTCCTCGACGCTGCTGGAGCTGGAATCCCGGGGACTGGATTTTCGGACCCCACTGGAGCAACTCGACCTCCCGCGGCCGGCGACCCTCCCACCGGATGCCTCTGTCCTGGATGGACTCAAGGCGATCCGCAACCGCAGCGACCACATCTGCCTGGTCGGTCCCGCCGACGAACTGAGCGGGATCCTCAGCTACAGCGACCTCGCGGGCAGCCTCGACCCGCGGACCCTCGCCCAGACCCAGAGTCTCGGCGAGCTGTTGCGCGGCATTCACGCCCTGGAGCTGGACCCGGCGGAGTCGCTGCACTCGGCCATGACCGGCATGGCGGACCAGGGCCATGACGCCGCCATCATCGTGGAAGACGGGCGCCCGTCCGGGCTTCTGACCCAGCGCGACATCGTCCACCTGCTGGACTCCCGTACCGACCCGGCGACGCCGGTGGGCGACTGCATGACCCGGCCGCCGCAGACGCTCCACGAGCAGGCCAGCATTGCCGAGGCCCTGGAATTCTGCCGAGAGCGGCATATCAAACGCGTGGTGGTGGTCGACGACACGGACCGCCTCACCGGCGTCATCAGCCAGAAGGAGCTGGTCAATCTCTACTACAACCAGTGGTTCACCCTGCTCAAGGACCACCAGGCCGAGCTCGGCCGCCTCAACGAGGAGCTGCAGGAGAAGAACCGCGCGCTGGAGTCCCTGACCGAAGAGGTCCCGGACGGCCTTTTGGCCCTGGATGCCGACGGCACCGTCACGCGGGCCAGCAGGGCCGCCGCGGACATGCTGGATACGGAGCCCGCCCGCCTCATCGGGCTTCCGGTCTTCAACCTCTTCCGGTGCGCCGACCAGTCAGCCGAAGCGGGCCGCCAGGACGGCGAATTCACCGAGCAGCCGATCTCTCCGGGCGATTGTCGCGTCCACCAGGCGCTACGCGCCCGTACCCCCTACCGGGGTCGGGAGATGCTGAGCCGGGGCGACGGTCAGCAGCGGGTCGTGGACATCCGGACCAAGCCCCTTGCCGACGACGGCTCCGCCATCCTGCTCTTCCACGACGTCACCGCGGAGGAGCGCGCCGAAGCTGGCCGCCGCCAGGAGCAGGAATTCTTCAGTGGCGGGCCGGTGGTGGTCTTCGTCTGGCGCCCGGAGCCGGGCTGGCCGGTGCACTATGTCTCCCCCAACGTGGAGCAGGTCCTCGGCTACAGCGTGAACGAAGTCATGGCGCCGGACTTCCGCTTCATCGACCTGGTGCACCCGGATGATGTGGAGCGCCTCGGCGATGAGGTCACCGCCGCCCTGGCCCGGGGGGATACCGCCTTCGAGCAGTACTACCGGCTGCAGACCCGCGCCGGCGAATGCCGCTGGTTCTACGACTACACCGCCCCGGAATACGACGAGGCCGGCCGGCCCCGTCTGATCCGCGGCTACATCCTCGATCGCACCGAGGAGCGCCAGGCCCGGGAGCGGCTGGCGGAGAACGAGGAGCGTTGGCGCTTCGTGCTGGAGGCCACCGATCAGGGCGTCTGGGACTGGGATGCCACCACCGATTCGGTCTATTTCTCCCCGCAGTGGAAGCGCATGCTCGGGCTCGAGGAGCACGAGGTCGGCAACGACCTCGACGAATGGAAGAGCCGGGTCCATCCGGACGACCTGGACAACGTCCTGGCCGACCTGGAGCGCCACTTCCGCGGGGAGACCGACACCTACGAGAATGAACACCGGGTGCGCTGCAAGGACGGCAGCTACAAGTGGATCCTCGACCGCGGCCGGGTCATCAAGCGCGATGGGGACGGGCAGCCGCTGCGCGTCATCGGCAGCCACACCGACATGACCGAGCGCCATGCGCTGGTCGAGAGCCTGGAAGAGCAGCAGAACCGCTTCCGCACCCTTTTCGAACTCTATCCGGATGCAACGCTCATCATCGACCCGGAGAGCGGGCTGCCGGTGCAGTTCAACCGGCTGGCCCACGAACAGCTGGGGTACACCGCCGGGGAATTCGCCGAGCTGCGCATCCCCGATTACGAGGCCCAGGAGACACCGGAGGAGATAGCCGACCACATCCGGACGATCTTCAAGTTCGGCCGGGACGACTTCGAGACCCGGCACCGCTGCAAGGATGGCAGCATCATCGATGTGCGGGTCTCGGTGATCCTGCTCCACCTGGAGGGGCGCACCCTGTTCCTGGCCGTCTTCCGCGACATCACCGAGCAGGAACAGAACCGGCAGCAGCTCGCCGCGGAAGAGGCGAAGTTCCGGGGCCTGTTCGAGCTTTCCCCCGTCGGGATCGCCATGAACGACTTTGCCACCGGCGAATTCCTCGACTTCAACGACGCCGTCAACGAACCCGCCGGCTACACCCGCCAGGAGTTCGCGGCGCTGAGCTACTGGGATGTAACGCCCAGGGAGTACATGCCCCTGGAAATGGCTCAGCTGGAGTCCCTGCAGCGGACCGGGCGCTACGGCCCGTTCGAGAAGGAATACATCCACAAGGATGGCCACCGCTACCCGGTGCTGCTCCACGGCTTCAAGACCACCACGCCGGAGGGGCGGGAGGTCATCTGGTCCCTGATCCAGGACATCTCCGAGCAGAAGGCCACCGAGCAGGCCCTGCGCGAGACCACGGAACGGTTCGGCGGCATCTTCGAGCAGACCAGCAGCGGCGTGGCGGTCTACCGTCCCGTGGATGACGGCGAGGACTTCGTCTTCGTCGACTACAATCCGGCCGCGGAGCAGATGGACCAGACCGAGCGCGACACCGTCCTCGGCCACCGCTTGACGGCGTGCTTCCCCGGCGTCAGGGATATCGGCCTGCTCGCGGCTTTCCAGCGCGTCTACCGCACCGGCGAGCCGGAGCATCTGCCCGTCTCCGAGTACCGGGATAACAACATTGTGGGCTGGCGGGAAAACCGGGTATTCCGACTCTCCTCCGGCGAGGTAGTGGCCGTCTACGACGACCTGACCAAGGTCAAGCAGGCCCAGCAGGAATCCGAGCGGGCGCGGGAGGAAGCCGAGCGGGCCAGCCGCGCCAAGAGCGAGTTCCTGGCCAACATGAGCCACGAGATCCGCACGCCCATGAACGCGGTCATCGGGCTGAGTCAGCTCCTGGAACAGACCGACCTCGGTGAGAAGCAGCGCGACCAGGTCAACAAGATCCACCAGTCGTCGCGGATGCTGCTCGGCATCATCAACGACATCCTCGACTTCTCCAAGATCGAATCGGGCCGGCTGGAACTGGAGGTCCGCGATTTCGAGCTGAACGAGGTCGTCGACCAGATGGCGACCCTGTTCGGCGAGAAGGCCCACAACGACGGGCTGGAGCTGATCTACGACATCCAGCCCGATCTGCCGCGCTCCCTGGTGGGCGATTCCCTGCGGCTCTCTCAGGTCCTGAGCAACCTGCTCAGCAATGCCATCAAGTTCACCGATCAGGGCGGCACCGTGGAACTGGGAGTGCGGGCCGTGGAGCGCCCGGATGCCGAACGGATCACCCTGCGCTTCCACGTCCGCGACACCGGCATCGGCATGAGCCAGGTCCAGCGCGCCCGGCTCTTCCGGCCCTTCAGTCAGGCGGATAGCTCCACCACGCGCCGCTACGGCGGCACCGGTCTGGGTCTGGTCATCAGCCGCCGATTGGTCGAGAAGATGGGCGGCACCCTGGAGGTGGACTCCGCTCCCGGTGAGGGCAGCACCTTCACTTTCACCCTCACACTACCCCTCGGAGAGGATCAGCGAAGTTCGGTTGACTGCCCCGATACCACTGGACATCGCGTATTGATCGTCGATGACCAGGACAGCGCCCGCGAGGTCATTCGCACGCTGCTCGACCACTGCGGGTTTTCCACCGAAGAGGCCACCAGCGGCGAGGCCGCCATCAGGCAGGTGGTGGCAGCGGAGCAGCGCGGCGCGCCCTTCGACTTCATACTGATGGACTGGTGGATGCCCGGCGGCATGGACGGCTCCGAAACCTGCGAGGAGATCGAACGCCTTCGACAGCGCGGTGAACTGGAGGAGACCCGGCCGCCGATCCTGATGGTCAGCGCCTATTCGCAGGACGAGATCGACCTGCCCGACGGTCTGACCATCGACTACATGGCCAAGCCGATCACGGCCTCCTCACTCTACGACGCCCTGGTCCGCGCAGAGGGCGGCACGGTAACCACTCGACCCCCGACATCCGGCGAGGTACCGAACCTCAACGGCCGCCACCTCCTGCTCGTGGAGGACAACGAGGTCAATCAGGAGGTAGCCACCCTCCTGCTCGAGCGTACCGGCGCCCGCGTCGTCACGGCCGAGAATGGCGGCGAGGCGCTCGAGCAGGTACGGTCCGAGGCCCCGGACCTGATCCTGATGGACCTGCAGATGCCGGTCATGGACGGCTTCGAGGCAACCCGGACGCTCCGTGATGAGGGCTTCAACGGTCCCATAATCGCCCTGTCCGCCGCGGTCATGGACGACGATCGGGAGCATGCCCGGGCCGCGGGCGTCGACGACCATCTGGGCAAACCCATCGAAAGCGAGGACCTCTATACCGCCCTGTCGAACCATCTCGCACCCATCGCCACGCACCGGGCCGAGCCCCCTTCCGCCAGGGAGCTCCGCGGCGAGTCAGGAGCAATCGCGGGCCTGCCGGAAGAGTTGCCCGGCTTCGATATCCCGCGCGGCCGCCAGCTACTCGGTGGCGACGACGCCCTCTACGCCCGCCTCCTCAGAAGTTTCCGCGGGAAACTGGCCAGCGATTACGCCCCGCTCCTCGATCACCTCCGCGCCGGTCGAGACGAAGAGGCGCGCCGAATCGCCCATACCCTCAAGGGGGCGGCCGGAACACTGGGTGCCACGACCATCCAGTGGCTGGCCGAGGAGATCGATTCTACCCTGAAGGCTGGCCACCCCGTCACGGAAGACGATATCAGCCGCCTGGAGCAGGCCTTCCAGGAGGCGGACCGGGCCCTGGAGGCGCTGTCGCCATCCGGGACCGCCGGCTCGGCGGGCACACGAGCAGCCGTGGAGACCCTGCGCCAACGCCTGACGAACAGCGAGCTGGTCGAGGAAGAGACCCTCCGCGAGGCCACTGGCTACCTGCGTGGGCGCGGCCTCGAGTGTGACGAACTCGAATCAAAGGTAGAGCAGATGGACTTCGACGAGGCCCTGCAACACCTCGACGAATTGATGGATACCGACGACGACGGCGACACATGA
- a CDS encoding diguanylate cyclase, with protein MSDEEQKQTILVVDDEPANIQALGNLLKDEYRIRIANSGEKALAMVQDGDQPPPDLILLDIQMPGIDGYEVCRRLKAQPETSGIAIIFVTARDSASDEEYGLNLGAVDYIAKPFNQAIVRARVNTHMSLKRKTDLLERYALLDGLTGIPNRRHFDNLFEKEARRCLREGQPLSVIMMDIDHFKGFNDHYGHGAGDQCLQRVADALNGAMARPGDALCRYGGEEFVALLPGTDAEGAREVAEHLRQAVEGLAITHKYSSVGPVVTVSLGTATLDTNRDPEADRKSLLKSADEALYSAKEAGRNRVG; from the coding sequence ATGAGCGACGAAGAGCAGAAGCAGACCATCCTCGTGGTGGATGACGAGCCGGCCAACATCCAGGCTCTTGGCAACCTGCTCAAGGACGAGTACCGCATCCGGATCGCCAATAGTGGCGAGAAGGCGCTGGCCATGGTCCAGGATGGTGACCAGCCTCCACCCGACCTGATCCTGCTCGACATCCAGATGCCGGGCATCGATGGCTACGAGGTCTGCCGTCGTCTCAAAGCCCAGCCGGAGACCAGCGGAATCGCCATCATCTTCGTTACCGCGCGCGATTCCGCCAGCGACGAGGAATACGGTCTGAACCTGGGCGCAGTGGACTACATCGCCAAACCGTTCAACCAGGCCATCGTCCGCGCTCGCGTGAACACGCACATGAGCCTCAAACGCAAGACCGACCTGCTGGAACGGTACGCCCTTCTCGACGGCCTCACCGGGATCCCCAACCGTCGCCACTTCGACAACCTGTTCGAAAAGGAGGCGCGTCGCTGTCTACGAGAGGGCCAGCCGCTCTCCGTGATCATGATGGACATCGATCACTTCAAGGGCTTCAACGACCACTATGGCCACGGCGCCGGCGACCAGTGCCTCCAGCGGGTCGCCGACGCGCTGAACGGGGCCATGGCCCGCCCCGGTGATGCGCTCTGCCGCTATGGCGGCGAGGAGTTCGTCGCCCTCCTCCCCGGAACCGATGCCGAGGGCGCCCGCGAGGTGGCCGAGCACCTTCGCCAGGCGGTGGAGGGGCTAGCCATCACCCACAAGTATTCCAGTGTAGGACCCGTGGTCACCGTGAGCCTCGGCACGGCCACCCTCGACACGAACCGGGACCCGGAGGCGGACCGGAAATCCCTGCTCAAGAGCGCGGACGAGGCCCTCTACAGCGCCAAGGAGGCCGGCCGGAACCGAGTTGGATGA
- a CDS encoding type II toxin-antitoxin system CcdA family antitoxin: MQPLPYDPDAPRKAANLSVNSDLMAQARELGLNVSALLEERLAAAVREARREAWLAENEQAVSEYNDRVAERGSFGDRARRFWWRSRTVTKSPWGPAIT; this comes from the coding sequence ATGCAGCCTTTACCCTACGACCCCGACGCCCCCCGCAAGGCCGCTAACCTCAGCGTGAACTCGGACCTGATGGCCCAGGCCCGAGAGCTGGGGCTCAACGTATCTGCCCTGCTGGAGGAACGACTGGCCGCAGCGGTGCGGGAAGCGCGCCGGGAAGCCTGGCTTGCCGAAAATGAACAGGCCGTGTCGGAATACAATGACCGCGTCGCCGAGCGCGGTAGCTTTGGTGACCGGGCTCGACGCTTCTGGTGGCGTTCGAGGACGGTGACGAAATCACCCTGGGGCCCGGCGATCACCTGA
- the abiEi gene encoding type IV toxin-antitoxin system AbiEi family antitoxin: MHQTTALKILNAQARQDRAIFTRRDLDGLFRADRPKARGASIARLVDAGWLQPAARGVYLYPPGLPRDGYTLERIARTLRRGEYSYVSLESALSEWGAISQIPLGRLTVMTTGRKGTFRTEWGTIEFTHTARPIEDILNHTVHDERRPLRIAMPETAWRDLKRVGRNTEMVDQEELADIIRDREEALHGTPTTD; the protein is encoded by the coding sequence ATGCATCAGACAACTGCCCTCAAGATCCTCAATGCCCAGGCCCGCCAGGATAGGGCCATCTTCACCCGTCGCGACCTCGACGGGCTGTTCCGCGCGGACCGCCCCAAGGCCCGGGGTGCCAGCATTGCGCGACTGGTCGACGCGGGCTGGCTGCAACCCGCCGCCCGCGGCGTCTACCTCTATCCGCCGGGACTGCCCCGGGACGGCTACACGCTGGAGCGGATCGCCCGCACCCTGCGCCGAGGCGAGTACAGCTACGTAAGCCTGGAGTCCGCTCTGTCCGAATGGGGGGCGATCTCGCAGATCCCGCTGGGGCGTCTGACGGTGATGACCACTGGCCGTAAGGGGACCTTCCGGACCGAGTGGGGCACCATCGAGTTCACCCACACCGCCCGTCCCATCGAGGACATCCTCAATCATACCGTCCACGACGAGCGCCGACCGCTTCGCATCGCCATGCCCGAGACCGCCTGGCGCGACCTCAAGCGCGTCGGACGGAACACGGAGATGGTGGATCAGGAAGAGCTGGCAGATATCATCCGGGACCGAGAGGAGGCTCTGCATGGAACTCCGACAACTGACTGA